The following nucleotide sequence is from Triticum dicoccoides isolate Atlit2015 ecotype Zavitan chromosome 7B, WEW_v2.0, whole genome shotgun sequence.
AGGTCAGATACATCATTGTAGAGTTCTTTAGGAATTtatatttatgatgattttttagcCCTTTTACTACATAATTAGTGGTGTCATGCGTTAACATGTAATAATCTTACAGTAATCAGCTACATTAATTATGCATACCATATAAAATTAAATACTTTGACCTATCACCTAAATAAGAGCATGGGTGGGAAAAGAGCGCAGCGCATGCATGCATAGGAGTAGGACCTAGCAAGAAAAGGAATCCATAGGCTGTACTAGTAGTTGATGCATGGCTGCACATGTGTGGGCCTAGCCGATTAGACCACATGCATGATGATCGGCTTGGATTCACGCTACAGATGGAACGCGAAGGTAAAAAACCGCGTCCCGAAACAGGCCGGTGAAACCCTCCACAGTTGCCACCCTGGCTTCTCTCTCACACCACGGCGACCCCTCACCTCTCCGACGGCGCCTCCCCATCTCTCGTCCCTGCCCACGTACTGGAGATGGCGCCGCCACACACAGTGGTTCGGGCCTGGTGCAAGTCGTCGCGGTGGGGCAGAAGGGGTGACTGGGTGTTCACGATGGGGGTGGGGGTGGAGGAGGGTGTGAGGATAAGGAGGTTAACGATGGGGAAAGGAACAATGAGTCACAACGTGGAGGAGGCGACCGAAGATGGATGGATCTGCCGCCGGGCACAGATCGCCATTGTCGATGTCTTCTCCCCTTTCCCAGGTGCTTCGTCGCCGGCGCCCTCCCGGGGGTTCTTTGGCTTGCTCGTCCTCACTGCATCGGTCCGTCTCCCTCCCCTGCGCCCCCAAGGCCAAGGACCACACATTTCTCATTCCAGTTGTCTTTTGGAGAGCTTATTTTCATGGTTGACGAACTGCAACTAATTTTATTTATTTGGATATGCTATAGGATTGCTGACAAGCAGAAATCTCTATAGCCTTCCACCTTATTTTCTTTGTACATGACCTATTTCCAGCCCTTTGGTTTTAAGTTTTAGAATGGGGGCAACTAGCAAGACCGATGTGGTGCTCATGTTTCAGATTTTTTTACCACATTGCACCAGAGCCGGCGTCCTTGCCAGCAACTTCTCCCGCAGGTATTGCAGCTCCCCTTctgttattttttatttttcttaattgttCCTGTTCTCTGACCATATTCTGCTTCAGATTTTGCTTCATTCTTGTTTCCAGGTTCTTCATATCCATGGCCTATTAATTAGTCACATGTCCATATGTATTTTATATCATGTCTATTAATCATCTCATCACCTGAGTTATACATCTGGATGGCCGTGAGGGTTAGGGGGGCCATTAGTATTCCCTTGAAGAAAAGTGCAAGCATCGTCTATGTCTATGTCTATatctatatgtatatgtatatctatatctatatctattaaTAAAGTAAGGTGCGTTTCGTCAATTTTTTCATCCATTCACCGCCGAAAATACTTTTTTTCTACCCAGGTGATACTAAATAGTTATGTGTTTGTCTGCTAGAAAAAGAATTTTCGTACGTGGGCCACGCACTGCCGCCCAGCGAAGCCAGCCCACTTATTTTTTTGCACACGTAGTTCGAAAATTCTATTTTCTGCAGTAGTGGACACATAATTGGAGTTTCACACAGGACAATCAATAATGGGCAGGCCcattttccttcttttttctgtgttCATATATTTTATTCTACTTTCCCTCTCactttttccccttccaagtttatTTCTCTTTTATATTTTTCCcataaattaaaatataaaaaaattcggaACGAAAAATACAAAATTTCGAAAATGTTCATAATTCCATATTTTTGTTGCTATTTTGGAAAATACTCAGAACTTACAAAAAGTAGCCCATTTGTTTAAGAAAAATTATGGTTTTTAATTTTTTTCCGAGATTTCTAAAAAGAAAGTGGCATTTCAAAAATACTCCGAAGctgaaaaatattcatgttttagtgAAATTTTCAAAACTAAAAATAATGTTCGTGTATAAAAGATCCACATTTTCTTAAAATCTTATatattttcaacacatgttccCGATTTTTAAaaatatcacaaattcaaataatgttcggCCGTTCACCGTCGAAAATATTTTTTTCTACCCGAGGTGTACTAAATTCTTATGCGTTTGTCTGCTTGACAGAGAATTTTAGTACGTGGGCTGCGGATGTCTTATTTTTCTGCCAACCCAGCTTGGTAAACTCTATTTTGCGCACAGGTCCACAAATAGTCGGAGTTTCGCACAGGACAATCCCTAATGGGCTGGCCTATTACTCTTTCTCCGTGTTTTAATCCTATTTTTATTCTCCTTTCCCAATCTCTTTTTTCCCTtccaattttttttagaatttaatTCGTAAATTAAAAATTCTCATAAAATGGTCAGAATTAATTTTTTTTACGAAAATATACAAAATTCCAAAATATTTTTGCTATTCTGAGAAATATTCGGAACTTGCAAAAGTTgccctttttttaaaaaaaaatatcgtttttcaaaattgttcaagatttctaaaaataaaatggcatttcaaaaaatgtcccgaagttgaaaaatattcatgttttagtgAATTTTTCAAAAGTACAATTAATGTTCGTGTATAAAATATACACATTGTCTAAAAATCTTATGAATTTTCAACACATATTCCTGTCTTGGAAAACAATTCACAAATTCAAATAGTATTCATGTTTTATAAAAAAGTTggtgttttcagaaaatgtttgtgaattttaaaaaatgtttcctTTCATATTTTGTTCGTGTTTTTTTGAAAGTGTACATACTTTTCGAAAAAATATTagggatttaaaaaaaatcatgtttccaAGAATATTCAGAAACTTCATAACTTAAAATCCCCTCGATTGAAAAGATTGAAAGGAAGAGTAGATTGAATAACTCATGGGCCTTCTCTGGCGTACGATGATGTAACAAAACTCTTGACTACCCACGATCAATGAATGGAAAAATAATGGATTGATTCCTTCACATGCGGCGAAACCGAGAAGCTAAATATTCTTTTTCGTGTGCACAAAGTGGtttgcttgcacatataattctcactGACTTTAAATGTATACtattcgaggtggtactattttCTTTTCCGTTCGTCTATTAGAAAAGGGAAAACGCCAGATTTGCTACATGGGCCACCTACAATGTGGCCTAGCAAATCCAGCCCAGTTATTTTCACGTCACTCAGGTGGGAAAACTCTATTTATCGCAGCGAGCATTAGATAGTCCCAAGTTTGCACAGGGCGCCCAGCTGGGCTGAacgattttcttttctttttgttttgtgttactccctccgttccaaattacttgtcttcgatttgtctagatacggatgtatctagcactaaaatgagtctagatacatccgtatctagacaaatctaagacaagtaattcagaacggagggagtatgtttctaCTTTTTTACGTTCatttttctccctttttgtctattTTCCTTTCAAGTTTATTTTTCCAAAATTTTCGTAAATTCAGAATTTTCAAAAAGTTCATAATATCATAAAAAATCtacttttttaaaaaatgttcataattttaaaTTTTATTCCGTTTTGAAAAATGTTTAGGAAATTAAATCTTTGTTCTCATTCCAAATTGGTTcagatttttaaaaaatgtttcattttttctttttcgtttCCAAAGTTGTTTGTGATTTTCCGAAAAATTGCATTTAAAAAAGTTCCAAATACGgaaaatattcttgttttagtaAAATGTTCAGAAATTCAGAATAATGTCAAGAAACACATTTTCAACAATTGTTCTGAATGTTTAAAATatctttatttttttttaaaatcacaaattcaaaacatgttcatGTTATTATAAAAGGTTTATGTTTTCAAATAAAATTGTGAATTTTGAGCGTTTCAAAATTTGTTGTGTATTTCTGAAAATGtaaagaatttaaaaaatgtttgtgattttcaAAATTATTCATGTTTTCAGGAATATTCAGCAATTTATATTTtttaaacaattcaaaaaaatatttcCAATCTAATAACATTGGAGTATGATCTTGAGCTGGCCATTGGTTGGTAGGACTCGTTTCTTTGAGTGGCTAGCAGCACATAGTCGAGTCTTTGAGGGCATGATTTTGATCCCTCAACTCatcattttttagatttttttcgtGCCTTACTAACACATCGTCTTGGCGCCTATCAGTGTGCTGGTCCATACACGAACTGATGTGCATCCCATGCGCTATTTTACACAACTAGCGTCATATAGTAGCCCTCACGTAGTTGGCCCAAGACAAAAAATTGCTCCGTCGCGTAGACTGTATTGGGCCTCAGCTGCACCCCTCTACTGGGTCGTCCGAGGGAGCAATTTTTTCCTTGGgccaataaaagagaatatgttgGTTTGGCTCGAATAAAAAAATCGTGGGCACGTGAGCGCTAAAATAATCAAAGAGAATAAACCCTAATAGAGAAGGGACATTGGTGTCTTGTTATGCGCTAAATATGCTAATGAAACGAGATTTATGCGCTACAATTAGTAATTTATCTGGTTACGCCATCGTAAGAGAGAGTGGTCGAAGCAACCGTGCCTCGAAGGTCACCACATAACTACCAAATAAGGATGCAGACGCAACCACGAGACAGAGGCGGGCCCGAAGGAAAAATAAAGGGACGAGTTGGATGGTTGTCGCCACGCCGACTAACTCTACCACTATCAAGATCTCACGGGACAAACATGACCCGCGAGAAGATCACAACTCCTCACTCTATTGCACCactatggagattatttttgaTGGACACATCAATTAACCTCTCATTGCTTCTTCAAAGAAACATCTCTCCCGTTGCaaagcacgggcatatgtgctagtcttCTTTAAATTGGAATAGTTATGTTAGAAAACATGATAAGTGGACTGTATCATGGAATCATTTTTTCAGTCCTTTGTGACAGATCCAGAATAGTCAACTTAATTAAGATCCAAATGGCAGCATCAAATGTGTAGATGCACGGAGAATTGTAACCAAAATAACAGAGagaattaaggatgcctcataaGCATGTTTTCACTTAAGATATATTAGAATGACTTCAGAAATATCCGGCAGTATTGATTGTGAAGGACCAGTAGCTTATGCAGATAGCTGCAGTGTGTTGGGCTGTTGGCTGAACATCACAGCTTCATGTTATTATTGCTCAACATAATCATCATTTCTTTTCCTGTAAAGTAGCACTAGGTTCTTTTGCTGCCAATCATTAATTATCTGATCCCATGAGGCATTATTACCATGCTAGCTCTGTATATTGCTGGTGGCCTTCCCACTATAATTAACTGTCAACATGCCGCTAATTTTGAGTTTTGCTTCTTTTTTCTTACATGTAATTCCTTTGTTCCATCTTTGTTATATGCCAGTGCTGATGACTAGAAGGTGAGCTTCCTTTGATGTGGCTATTACCGTCCGATGACTTGAAGGTGAGCTTGCTTAATAAGCTCGTGGTCGAGTAATTAAGAAAATGTTGTTTGATGTTGTTTTCACATCTCTCTGAAATTTCTCATTGGTATGTAGAGAAACAACCATAAGCCATACTAAATGTGGAGCCTCAGTTTCATCTGTGTTTGTATCCATGAATATCTTGAATTGGTTTTACTTTACTGGTTTATTGTTTGTCCGAATATAGGCTGCTTCccagttttatttttctttgttgtCAAATAGGATAGGCATATGTACTTCTATTTGCTCCGTACTATTTAAATTCCTCGTTGAAATACAACTTAATCTAAAAATCTCGTTGTTTTCATCCAATTTATGACAACTTCGTGGGCAATTTTCATGACGGACGATCAGAAACAATAGCTCCTTTATTATTAAAAAAAGATAAACAAAGAACAAGACCACATCAATTTGAAGCGCATCGCGCTCCTCGGCCTCCACAACGACTCCCGGCCGCATACCTCCTGGCCGAGATCCGCCGCCACCAGggtccccccctccccccgccgcgCTACCTCCGACTCCCGCGCTGGCGCCCCAAAAAGACAGCCTTCCATTGCCTCACGACCGTGCTCTGCCTATCCTCGCGCTCTCCACCATGTGTTGCCACACCGGAGACGACCACCGCGCCGCCCAGTTGACAAGACTCCTCCGCGCGAAGAAACCCCGTCGGGGCGCGCCACCACCGCCGGCGCCAGCGGTGGTCAAGGATCAGGGGGAGGAGAGGTGCtcggggcggctagggtttaggaaagGGGGGAGATCTTCCCCATCAGTATCACACGTACATCAACCGTGTTTGGAAAACAAACTCCAAAAAAGACCGTGtttgtaaaagaaaaggaaaaacagtCTCCCGCAACAACAGTATTCTAATTTCTGACCAACCCGGCGAGACCTTACCACTAGCGCCCACCGTGTCTCCGCCGTCGCGGCCGACCGGCCGAACGTATATTCCCGTCGCCATTCTCCCCCGAGACTGCCGTCAAACCGGTCAGAGACGCTGTACTGCCACCACCGCTAGTTTCTGACCTGACCCCGGCCGCTTCCGCCCGCGGCATGCGAGGGAAGAGGAAACACATGGGGAGCAATATGGGGCACGCCACGACGCCGCCGCCGAGGATTCCGAGGAATGGCGCGTTAATAAGTTGCTTCTCACCAGTCACGATCCCAAGAACCCAACTCAActgctccctcctcttcctctcctcgtGTGATCAAGCTGAGATCCTGTGCTGTGCGTTGCGTGCTGTGCCAATGGCGGTCATTTGCGAGCTCGTCGGCACCATCGGGACGGGCCCGGGCTGGTCGTGGTCGGACCTACCGGGCGACCTCCTCGAGTCCGTCCTCGCCCGCCTCCCCGTGCCGGATCGCTTCCGCTTCCCCGCGGTATGCACCGCGTGGTGGTCGGCCGCCAGCGCTTTGCACCCCCGTGCCGTGCCCGTGCCGTCCCCGTGGCTCATGCTGCCCTTCGACCTGACCGCGCGCCGGAGGCGCGGTGGTGGCACGTCCTCGGAGGAGGCGCGGTTCTTGAGCCTCTCCGACGGCAGAACATACACCGTCCCGCAGCCGGCCCCGGCCATATCAGACCGCCTCTGCGTCGGCTCGTCGCCCGACGGGTGGCTCGTCACCGCCGACGCCGCCTCCGAGCTGCACCTCCTCAACCCGCTCACCGGTGCGCAGGTTCCGCTCCCGCCGCCCGACACGCTCTCCTTCGTCCACGCCAGCCGCGACGCGGACGGCCACGTCGTGAGCTACAGCCTCCGATGCTGCTTCGCCGACGATGACGGCGACGAGGGTGCGACCGTGATCGTCCCGCCGGAGTCCTTCGCGCCTGACAGGCTCCGGTACGAGTTCTACGAGAAGGCCATACTCGTTTCCGCGCCGCGGGAGGGGCATACCGCCGCGCCGGGGTCGGGCGGCTCTTGGGGCGGGTACGCCGTCATGCTCATCTGCCAGCCTCTGTCCCGCATCGCCATCGCCCGAGCCGGCGACACGAGGTGGACGCTGCTCGACACGCCCTCTCGCCGCTGGGCGGACGCCGTGCGTGCCTCCTCCACGGCTAGCGCCGGCGGGCGGCAACTGGTGTACGCGATGGACTCCGCTGGGCGCGTTGAGGCATGGGACGTGGACGTCACGGCGGACACGACGCCGACCCGGAAGGCCATCGCGCAGCCGTGCTGCTGCTGCTCGGGGCGCGCGTGCTCCATGTCGGCGGCGTGCAGTAGATACCTCGTGGAGCTCTCGCCGGGGCGCCTACTCCAGGTCCACCGGCTCAGGGACGCAGCGCACGCGCGGTGCACGTGGGAGCCCCGACCGGAGCAGGTCGAGTACACGACCGTCGCGGCCGAGTTCTTCGAGCTGGTCGGTGGTCAGTGGGCGCCGGTGGACAGCCGAAACGGCCGCGCCAGCATCCTGGCCGGGCGCGCGCTGTTCTTGGGGAAGAACGCGTCGTTGTGCGTCCCGGTGGACGACTGCCCCGAGCTGAGGGGCAACTGCGTCTACTTCACCGATGACGGGCCGTGGTCGCACGAAAGGTGCCGCGAGGTGGCGCCGGACGTCGGGGTGCTTGACCTCGCCGACGGCAGCTACAGGCCGCCGCGAGGCGCGGCGCGGGACCTGCTCTGGAAGTGGCCGCCCCCGGTCTGGGTTTTCCCGTCGTGCGCCGACTGA
It contains:
- the LOC119339120 gene encoding uncharacterized protein LOC119339120, with product MRGKRKHMGSNMGHATTPPPRIPRNGALISCFSPVTIPRTQLNCSLLFLSSCDQAEILCCALRAVPMAVICELVGTIGTGPGWSWSDLPGDLLESVLARLPVPDRFRFPAVCTAWWSAASALHPRAVPVPSPWLMLPFDLTARRRRGGGTSSEEARFLSLSDGRTYTVPQPAPAISDRLCVGSSPDGWLVTADAASELHLLNPLTGAQVPLPPPDTLSFVHASRDADGHVVSYSLRCCFADDDGDEGATVIVPPESFAPDRLRYEFYEKAILVSAPREGHTAAPGSGGSWGGYAVMLICQPLSRIAIARAGDTRWTLLDTPSRRWADAVRASSTASAGGRQLVYAMDSAGRVEAWDVDVTADTTPTRKAIAQPCCCCSGRACSMSAACSRYLVELSPGRLLQVHRLRDAAHARCTWEPRPEQVEYTTVAAEFFELVGGQWAPVDSRNGRASILAGRALFLGKNASLCVPVDDCPELRGNCVYFTDDGPWSHERCREVAPDVGVLDLADGSYRPPRGAARDLLWKWPPPVWVFPSCAD